In the Malania oleifera isolate guangnan ecotype guangnan chromosome 1, ASM2987363v1, whole genome shotgun sequence genome, one interval contains:
- the LOC131164197 gene encoding uncharacterized protein At5g41620 yields MPRHNHGVQGLIPGSCKTRKRGCSSSSSSSSVLQNYRFKRAILIGKPRGGSRSSTPAPSWRLVGSRSPASALRIAESPKYAPSPLNSKPRGPPVSARKLAATLWEMNEIPSPRVVEEKRVRKEVKARERAPRSVHSGSLPPHLSDPSHSPVSDRMDRSGTGSRRRRALSISQRLMLTDQNVGVLDSVSNASFMEIETRSRGQTPRGSTVGVKTRLKDVSNALTTSKELLKIINRIWGHEDQPSSSMSLISALHAELERARLQVNQLIQEQRSDQNEINYLMKCFAEEKAAWKNKEHEVIEAAIESIGGELEVERKLRRRFESLNKKIGRELAETKSSLSKAVKELENEKRSREIMEQVCNDLAGDIGENKAEVEELKRESAKIRDDVEKEREMLQLADVLREEKVQMKLAEAKYNFEEKNAAVDKLRNDLEAFMRTKRAKEKAVASINHGNNGELVACFGRTRFGYHWNDEKEDGEMEDGVECDIDSAESDLHSIELNMDNNNSKSYKWTRMSGSMRDSRKVPIDEIEIKGRKSTSGKVSRRSTSLQRSISDGVEWGGQAESLRTSGDGWDCERFSEVEKQAQIKVHGDEMQRYRSAKGLRDQVLSRLGSAGFFASPTRQWGQSLPQRDTINMIQESPTMLQGSGLKPRLVEAKGEGPIARRSKR; encoded by the exons ATGCCGAGGCATAACCATGGCGTCCAGGGTCTGATCCCCGGATCCTGCAAAACCAGGAAGAGAGGTTGTTCCTCTTCTTCGTCGTCTTCCTCTGTGCTGCAGAACTACAGGTTCAAAAGGGCCATTCTCATCGGCAAGCCTCGAGGCGGATCGAGATCCTCCACGCCGGCGCCGTCCTGGAGGCTAGTGGGCTCGAGATCCCCGGCGTCCGCATTGCGGATCGCGGAGTCACCCAAGTACGCGCCGTCGCCGCTGAACTCGAAGCCACGGGGGCCGCCGGTGTCTGCGAGGAAGCTGGCGGCGACGCTGTGGGAGATGAACGAGATTCCGTCGCCGAGGGTTGTGGAGGAGAAGAGGGTGAGAAAGGAGGTAAAAGCGAGAGAAAGGGCCCCGAGGTCGGTGCATTCGGGTTCGCTCCCGCCGCATTTGTCCGATCCGTCGCATAGCCCCGTATCGGAT AGAATGGATCGATCTGGAACGGGTAGTCGCCGGAGAAGAGCATTATCCATTTCTCAGAGGCTGATGCTGACAGACCAGAATGTTGGGGTTCTTGACTCCGTAAGCAATGCCAGTTTTATGGAG ATTGAAACTAGATCTCGAGGCCAGACACCCAGGGGATCCACAGTTGGAGTAAAGACCCGGTTGAAGGATGTCAGTAATGCATTGACCACATCTAAAGAGTTACTTAAAATTATCAACCGCATTTGGGGTCACGAAGATCAGCCTTCATCGAGCATGTCCCTTATCTCAGCCTTACATGCTGAACTTGAGAGAGCCCGCCTGCAGGTCAATCAGCTGATCCAAGAACAGCGCTCAGACCAGAATGAGATCAATTATCTCATGAAGTGTTTTGCTGAAGAAAAGGCAGCATGGAAAAACAAGGAGCATGAAGTGATTGAGGCTGCCATCGAATCCATTGGAGGAGAGCTTGAGGTAGAGAGGAAGCTGAGGAGACGGTTTGAGAGCTTGAATAAAAAAATTGGGAGAGAATTGGCAGAGACAAAGTCATCCCTCTCGAAGGCTGTTAAAGAACTTGAGAATGAGAAGAGATCAAGGGAGATAATGGAGCAAGTTTGCAATGATTTAGCTGGGGATATTGGAGAAAACAAAGCTGAAGTGGAAGAACTGAAGAGAGAATCTGCCAAAATTCGCGACGATGTTGAGAAGGAAAGAGAGATGCTCCAATTGGCCGATGTGTTGCGTGAGGAGAAGGTTCAAATGAAACTCGCAGAGGCCAAATATAACTTTGAGGAGAAAAATGCTGCTGTTGACAAACTGAGGAATGATCTTGAAGCTTTCATGAGAAccaaaagagcaaaagaaaaagCAGTTGCTTCAATTAATCATGGGAACAATGGAGAGCTTGTGGCCTGTTTTGGTCGAACTCGCTTTGGCTATCATtggaatgatgaaaaagaagatggaGAGATGGAAGATGGAGTAGAATGTGATATAGACTCTGCTGAAAGTGATCTCCACTCAATAGAATTGAACATGGACAATAATAATAGCAAGAGCTACAAATGGACTCGGATGTCTGGGTCTATGCGTGATTCAAGGAAAGTTCCGATTGATGAAATAGAAATCAAAGGGAGGAAGTCTACTTCTGGGAAAGTATCACGGAGAAGCACTTCTCTACAAAGGAGCATTTCAGATGGAGTTGAATGGGGTGGCCAAGCTGAGAGTCTCCGAACTTCAGGAGATGGGTGGGATTGTGAGAGGTTTTCTGAAGTTGAGAAGCAAGCTCAAATAAAAGTTCATGGGGATGAAATGCAAAGATATAGATCAGCGAAGGGTCTTAGGGACCAAGTTTTGTCTAGGTTAGGATCTGCTGGTTTTTTCGCTAGTCCAACCCGACAATGGGGGCAATCGTTGCCTCAACGAGATACCATCAACATGATTCAGGAGAGTCCAACAATGTTGCAAGGCAGTGGTTTGAAACCAAGGCTAGTGGAGGCTAAAGGTGAAGGCCCTATAGCAAGAAGATCAAAACGTTGA